A single region of the Leptothrix cholodnii SP-6 genome encodes:
- a CDS encoding sulfurtransferase, with amino-acid sequence MPAPLISAAELASRLSGVLLFDARFELSQPLAGAAAYAEGHLPGAAYLDLDRHLSTKDSAAALCGGRHPLPTAPAFAHTLGQLGVTPAQAVVIYDTQGGMFAARAWWMLRWLGHREVAVLDGGLKAWQQAGGALESGVVPAPAPVADYPLPADLAMPTIDAATLQATLGRPVLIDARGAERYRGDVEPLDPVAGHIPGALNRPFTQNLGADGRFLPADALRAGFAPLLSGRPAAEVVHQCGSGVTACHNLLAMDVAGLAGSQLYPGSWSEWCSDPARPVARG; translated from the coding sequence TTGCCCGCACCCCTGATCAGCGCTGCCGAGCTCGCCTCTCGCCTGAGCGGCGTGCTGCTGTTCGATGCCCGCTTCGAGCTCTCCCAGCCGCTGGCCGGCGCGGCGGCCTACGCCGAAGGCCACCTGCCCGGCGCCGCCTACCTCGATCTGGATCGCCACCTGAGCACGAAGGACAGCGCCGCTGCGCTGTGCGGCGGCCGCCACCCCTTGCCGACGGCGCCGGCCTTCGCGCACACGCTCGGCCAGCTCGGCGTCACCCCCGCGCAAGCCGTGGTGATCTACGACACCCAGGGCGGCATGTTCGCCGCGCGCGCCTGGTGGATGCTGCGCTGGCTCGGCCACCGCGAGGTGGCGGTGCTCGACGGCGGCCTGAAGGCCTGGCAGCAGGCCGGCGGCGCGCTCGAAAGCGGTGTCGTGCCGGCGCCTGCGCCGGTGGCCGACTACCCGCTGCCGGCCGACCTGGCCATGCCCACGATCGACGCTGCCACGCTGCAGGCCACGCTCGGCCGCCCGGTGCTGATCGACGCCCGCGGCGCCGAGCGTTACCGCGGTGACGTCGAGCCGCTCGACCCGGTGGCCGGCCACATCCCCGGCGCATTGAACCGGCCGTTCACGCAGAACCTCGGCGCGGACGGCCGTTTCCTGCCGGCCGACGCCTTGCGCGCGGGCTTTGCGCCGCTGCTGTCAGGCCGCCCGGCCGCCGAGGTGGTGCACCAGTGCGGCTCGGGCGTCACCGCCTGCCACAACCTGCTGGCGATGGACGTGGCCGGCCTGGCCGGCTCGCAGCTCTACCCGGGCTCGTGGAGCGAGTGGTGCAGCGACCCGGCGCGGCCGGTGGCGCGCGGCTGA
- a CDS encoding sigma-54-dependent Fis family transcriptional regulator — MEPHSMPPLPPDADLRRLVNFSASDGRIWLAGHRMLLVHAEALGSLRRELMQSIGREQTRRVLMRAGYAAGQRDAALARQVRPGASMFDLFAVGPQLHMLEGAVQVTPERFELDMASGHHVGVFRWDHSWEVETHLRDFGPQDEPVCWMLIGYASGYVSAFMGQRVIYRELQCSGCGHAHCRIEGRPQSAWPDGDLLARDYDPDSLLVRIEDLQSEVETLRSTLAPRDDLGELIGQSRAFQRAAELLRKAAATQVTVLLTGETGVGKERFARALHAMSTRADRPFVAINCAALPADLIESELFGAEKGAYTGAGAARAGRFERADGGTLFLDELGELPLPAQAKLLRVLQHGEIERLGSTQARRVDVRVVAATNVDLEAAVAAGRFRRDLMYRLNVYPIRIPPLRERVEDIEPLALHLLQHFATLHQKRVQGLTDRALEAMRHYAWPGNVRELENLIERGIIVAGAGQPVDIDDLFPTPPGQTTVTVNAAGALERGAPAQIDTLYDEVLRHGLSLDALEDGLIQEAVQRNGGNLAAAARALGLTRPQLSYRLSRVRERSRD, encoded by the coding sequence ATGGAACCCCATTCGATGCCGCCCCTGCCGCCGGACGCCGACCTGCGCCGGCTGGTCAACTTCTCGGCCTCGGACGGCCGTATCTGGCTGGCCGGCCACCGCATGCTGCTGGTCCACGCCGAGGCGCTGGGCAGCCTGCGGCGCGAGCTGATGCAGAGCATCGGCCGCGAGCAGACGCGCCGGGTGCTGATGCGCGCCGGCTACGCCGCGGGCCAGCGCGACGCGGCGCTGGCGCGGCAGGTGCGCCCGGGCGCGTCGATGTTCGACCTGTTCGCGGTCGGGCCACAGCTGCACATGCTCGAAGGCGCGGTGCAGGTCACGCCCGAACGTTTCGAGCTCGACATGGCCAGCGGCCACCACGTCGGCGTGTTCCGCTGGGATCACTCGTGGGAGGTCGAGACCCATCTGCGCGACTTCGGCCCGCAGGACGAGCCGGTGTGCTGGATGCTGATCGGCTACGCCTCGGGTTACGTCAGCGCCTTCATGGGCCAGCGGGTGATCTACCGCGAACTTCAATGCAGCGGCTGCGGCCATGCGCATTGCCGCATCGAGGGCCGGCCGCAGTCGGCCTGGCCGGACGGCGATCTGCTGGCGCGCGACTACGACCCCGATTCGCTGCTGGTGCGCATCGAGGATCTGCAGTCCGAGGTCGAGACGCTGCGCTCCACCCTCGCGCCGCGTGACGACTTGGGCGAGCTGATCGGCCAGTCACGCGCCTTCCAGCGTGCCGCCGAGCTGCTGCGCAAGGCCGCGGCCACGCAGGTGACGGTGCTGCTGACCGGCGAGACCGGGGTCGGCAAGGAGCGTTTTGCACGCGCCCTGCACGCGATGAGCACGCGCGCCGATCGGCCGTTCGTCGCGATCAACTGCGCCGCGCTGCCGGCCGATCTGATCGAGAGCGAGCTGTTCGGCGCCGAAAAAGGCGCCTACACCGGCGCCGGTGCGGCGCGCGCCGGGCGCTTCGAGCGCGCCGACGGCGGCACGCTGTTTCTCGACGAGCTGGGTGAGCTGCCGCTGCCGGCGCAGGCCAAGCTGCTGCGCGTGCTGCAGCACGGCGAGATCGAGCGCCTGGGCAGCACGCAGGCGCGCCGCGTCGACGTTCGGGTGGTGGCGGCGACCAACGTCGACCTGGAGGCGGCGGTGGCGGCCGGGCGCTTCCGGCGCGACCTGATGTACCGGCTCAACGTCTACCCGATCCGCATCCCGCCGCTGCGCGAGCGGGTCGAGGACATCGAGCCGCTGGCGCTGCACCTGCTGCAGCACTTCGCCACGCTGCATCAGAAACGCGTGCAGGGCCTGACCGACCGCGCGCTGGAGGCCATGCGCCACTACGCCTGGCCGGGCAATGTGCGCGAACTCGAGAACCTGATCGAGCGCGGCATCATCGTCGCCGGCGCCGGCCAGCCGGTCGACATCGACGACCTGTTCCCGACCCCGCCGGGCCAGACCACCGTGACGGTCAACGCCGCCGGTGCGTTGGAGCGCGGCGCGCCGGCCCAGATCGACACGCTCTACGACGAGGTGCTGCGCCACGGCCTGAGCCTGGATGCACTCGAAGACGGCCTGATCCAGGAGGCCGTGCAGCGCAACGGTGGCAACCTGGCCGCCGCCGCCCGGGCGCTCGGCCTGACCCGCCCGCAGCTGAGCTACCGGCTCAGCCGCGTGCGCGAACGCTCGCGCGATTGA
- the xseB gene encoding exodeoxyribonuclease VII small subunit — protein sequence MPTKSAPASVPAEPASYEQALQELERLVVSMENAQLPLDQLLDSYKRGAQLLSHCRARLEAVEQQVQVLEAGQLKPWNDAP from the coding sequence ATGCCCACCAAGAGCGCCCCTGCATCCGTCCCTGCCGAACCCGCCAGCTACGAGCAGGCACTGCAGGAACTGGAGCGGCTGGTGGTCAGCATGGAAAACGCCCAACTGCCGCTCGACCAGCTGCTCGACAGCTACAAGCGCGGCGCCCAGCTGCTGAGCCACTGCCGCGCCCGGCTCGAAGCCGTCGAACAGCAGGTGCAGGTGCTCGAGGCCGGACAACTCAAGCCCTGGAACGACGCCCCATGA
- a CDS encoding GntR family transcriptional regulator → MAKRSFLSDPASDGVTVNGGSNGNVSGSRTLIERAYAQLRDDIVEGRLTPGDKLRVEHLKDRYAVSAGTLREAITRLVSDALVLAEGQRGFRVAPITIEDLEDLTRLRVHIEIDALRLSIRHGDAAWRARLQAVFDELSAVEQPIEPAHRRHWESLNNRFHETLVSGCNSAWTNKVLRQLAQHGERYRRYAISLPDTGRDVHAEHRQIFELAMSGQEARAALALEAHIRATPDLLRRRHREGLVTGF, encoded by the coding sequence ATGGCAAAACGATCTTTTCTGAGCGATCCGGCAAGCGACGGCGTGACCGTGAACGGCGGCAGCAATGGCAACGTCAGCGGCTCGCGCACGCTGATCGAACGCGCTTATGCGCAGCTGCGCGACGACATCGTCGAAGGCCGGCTGACACCGGGCGACAAGCTGCGGGTCGAGCACCTGAAAGACCGTTACGCGGTCAGCGCCGGCACGCTGCGCGAGGCGATCACGCGGCTGGTGAGCGACGCGCTGGTGCTGGCCGAAGGGCAGCGCGGCTTCCGCGTGGCGCCGATCACGATCGAGGATCTGGAAGACCTGACGCGGCTGCGCGTGCACATCGAGATCGACGCGTTGCGGCTGTCGATCCGCCACGGCGATGCGGCCTGGCGCGCGCGGCTGCAGGCGGTGTTCGACGAGCTGTCGGCCGTCGAGCAGCCGATCGAGCCCGCACATCGTCGGCACTGGGAGTCGCTCAACAACCGCTTCCACGAGACGCTGGTCAGCGGCTGCAACTCGGCCTGGACGAACAAGGTGCTGCGCCAGCTGGCCCAGCACGGCGAACGCTACCGGCGCTACGCGATCAGCCTGCCCGACACCGGCCGCGACGTGCACGCCGAACACCGGCAGATCTTCGAGCTGGCGATGTCGGGCCAGGAGGCGCGTGCGGCGCTGGCGCTGGAGGCGCACATCCGCGCCACGCCGGACCTGCTGCGGCGCCGGCATCGGGAAGGGCTGGTCACCGGCTTCTAG
- a CDS encoding aromatic ring-hydroxylating oxygenase subunit alpha, protein MSDLSITLEALQRSRTQLPVSSYFDQALFDKEMRQIFPSGPRYLGHERMVPEVGDYQALANEGEGRALVRTAQGVELVSNVCRHRQAVMLKGRGNTGSNVVCPLHRWTYGLDGQLIGAPHFKEDPCLNLRNYPVQIWNGLVFEANVDGQGRDVAADLAGLGPRAELDFEGYVFDKVIQHECNYNWKTFIEVYLEDYHVGPFHPGLGNFVTCEDLRWEMGREYSVQTVGVAQGAGKALGRSGSPVYERWHEQVLRFQNGVTPKHGAIWLTYYPHIMVEWYPNVLTVSTLQPISPTKTLNTVEFYYPEEIAAFERDYVEAQQAAYMETCIEDDEIGERMDAGRLALLKRGDNEFGPYQSPMEDGMQHFHEWYRRQMGDAAID, encoded by the coding sequence ATGTCCGACCTGAGCATCACACTCGAAGCTCTACAGAGAAGCCGCACGCAACTGCCGGTCAGCAGCTATTTCGACCAGGCACTCTTCGACAAGGAGATGCGCCAGATCTTCCCCTCCGGACCACGCTACCTCGGGCACGAGCGCATGGTGCCCGAGGTCGGCGATTACCAGGCCCTGGCCAACGAAGGCGAGGGCCGCGCGCTGGTGCGCACGGCCCAAGGCGTCGAGCTGGTGTCCAACGTCTGCCGGCACCGCCAGGCGGTGATGCTCAAGGGCCGTGGCAACACCGGCTCCAACGTGGTGTGCCCGCTGCACCGCTGGACCTACGGCCTCGACGGCCAGCTGATCGGCGCGCCGCACTTCAAGGAAGACCCGTGCCTGAACCTGCGCAACTACCCGGTGCAGATCTGGAACGGGCTGGTCTTCGAGGCGAACGTGGACGGTCAGGGCCGTGACGTCGCTGCCGACCTGGCGGGCCTGGGGCCGCGTGCCGAGCTCGACTTCGAGGGTTATGTCTTCGACAAGGTCATCCAGCACGAGTGCAACTACAACTGGAAGACCTTCATCGAGGTCTACCTCGAGGACTACCACGTCGGCCCGTTCCACCCCGGCCTGGGCAACTTCGTCACCTGCGAAGACCTGCGCTGGGAGATGGGCCGCGAGTACTCGGTGCAGACCGTCGGCGTGGCGCAGGGCGCGGGCAAGGCGCTGGGGCGCTCGGGTTCGCCGGTCTACGAGCGCTGGCACGAACAGGTGCTGCGTTTCCAGAACGGCGTCACGCCCAAGCACGGCGCGATCTGGCTGACCTACTACCCGCACATCATGGTGGAGTGGTATCCCAACGTGCTGACGGTGTCGACGCTGCAGCCGATCAGCCCGACCAAGACGCTCAACACGGTGGAGTTCTACTACCCCGAGGAGATCGCCGCCTTCGAGCGTGACTATGTCGAGGCCCAGCAGGCCGCGTACATGGAAACCTGCATCGAGGACGACGAGATCGGCGAGCGCATGGACGCCGGACGCCTGGCGCTGCTGAAGCGCGGCGACAACGAGTTCGGCCCCTACCAGAGCCCGATGGAAGACGGCATGCAGCACTTCCACGAGTGGTATCGCCGCCAGATGGGCGACGCGGCGATCGACTGA
- a CDS encoding phenol hydroxylase subunit has product MNPQPTPEQEPVVCDPSRRYVRLTERRADGLVAFEFSIGWPELAVELLLPEAAFTEFCSTNRVIRLDL; this is encoded by the coding sequence ATGAACCCCCAACCCACACCCGAACAGGAACCCGTTGTCTGCGACCCCTCGCGCCGCTACGTGCGGCTCACCGAGCGGCGTGCCGACGGCCTGGTGGCCTTCGAGTTCTCGATCGGCTGGCCCGAGCTGGCGGTCGAGCTGCTGCTGCCCGAGGCCGCATTCACCGAGTTCTGCAGCACCAACCGGGTCATCCGGCTGGACCTCTGA
- a CDS encoding response regulator encodes MDTATLLSTNALLSSAAALVMFVVLRTRKTYPGFGFWTAGVACLALGAAMLVPGAMPQAWIVRVLRNATLLGGLLLLLRGMLVFRGYQVSHRWEGLLAVIFFVVFGYYSLDPAQIDARIVIYCVLAGILSITTAIVTLRDRPPYFGSNDVMLALWMLVFAVLSFVRIAHQLSHPDVNTAFEALKGFGSLYAMAQILTVQLMTLTLVSMNSQRIEHEYAISESRLRDSEAQLRSIGDNLPDGFVYQFEMGDGKRAFSYISAGVEKMLGLSPAALRVDAQPLFALMAPDSRAQYLQDEARCLRELTEYAGVLLFNPSDGRKVWLHVRSGPIRRLNGETVWVGVAVDITKLKLAEAELERHRNHLEAMVEERTAALSDAKLAAEAANLAKGSFLANMSHEIRTPMNAIIGLSALLLRKPQEPDTADKLGLIEASGKHLLGIINDILDLSKIEAGKFHLSQERLDVRVLPVNVCSMVAEAAHAKGIKLKTELDFLPPRLLGDLTRITQALLNLVSNAIKFTRTGSVTVRAVREEEDQDSILLRFEVIDTGIGISAQAMSRLFSPFEQADASTVRNFGGTGLGLVITRRLAQLMGGDAGAASVLGEGSTFWFTVRLKKTDVENLDSTMPTENAAAVQLQHRWAGTRILLVEDNEINQQVARAILEEVGLVCDLAENGEEAVAMIGKARPGTYALALMDMQMPRMDGVTATQAIRQLEGGKDIPIVAMTANAFNDDVQRCLASGMNDFLLKPVDPDKLYDTLLKWLGP; translated from the coding sequence ATGGATACCGCCACGCTGCTGAGCACCAACGCGCTGCTTTCGTCCGCCGCGGCACTCGTCATGTTCGTGGTCTTGCGCACACGCAAGACCTATCCCGGATTCGGTTTCTGGACCGCCGGTGTCGCGTGTCTTGCGCTGGGAGCGGCGATGCTCGTGCCCGGGGCCATGCCGCAAGCCTGGATCGTGCGGGTGTTGCGCAATGCCACGCTGCTGGGCGGCCTGCTGCTGCTGCTGCGCGGCATGCTGGTTTTCCGCGGCTATCAGGTCAGCCATCGCTGGGAAGGGCTGTTGGCAGTCATTTTCTTCGTCGTGTTCGGCTACTACAGCCTCGACCCCGCCCAGATCGATGCGCGCATCGTCATCTATTGCGTCTTGGCCGGCATCCTGAGCATCACGACAGCCATCGTCACCCTGCGTGACCGACCGCCGTACTTCGGTTCGAACGATGTCATGCTGGCACTCTGGATGCTGGTGTTTGCCGTCCTGTCCTTCGTGCGCATCGCCCATCAGCTCAGCCATCCGGATGTCAACACCGCGTTCGAAGCCTTGAAAGGCTTTGGCAGTCTTTATGCCATGGCGCAGATACTGACCGTGCAATTGATGACATTGACGCTGGTCAGCATGAATTCCCAGCGCATCGAACATGAATACGCGATCAGCGAATCACGCCTGCGAGACAGTGAGGCGCAGTTGCGCTCCATCGGCGACAACCTGCCCGATGGTTTCGTCTATCAGTTCGAGATGGGCGATGGCAAGCGGGCCTTCAGCTACATCAGCGCGGGTGTCGAGAAGATGCTCGGCCTCAGTCCCGCTGCATTGAGGGTCGATGCGCAGCCGCTGTTCGCCTTGATGGCGCCGGATTCTCGTGCGCAATACCTGCAGGACGAAGCACGCTGCCTGCGCGAGCTGACCGAATATGCCGGCGTGCTGCTGTTCAATCCGAGCGATGGACGAAAAGTCTGGTTGCACGTTCGCTCGGGGCCGATACGGCGCTTGAACGGCGAGACGGTCTGGGTCGGGGTGGCGGTCGACATCACCAAACTCAAGCTGGCGGAAGCCGAGCTGGAGCGCCATCGAAACCACCTGGAGGCGATGGTCGAGGAGCGGACCGCCGCCTTGTCCGATGCCAAGCTGGCAGCAGAAGCCGCCAATCTCGCCAAGGGCAGTTTCCTGGCCAACATGAGCCATGAAATCCGCACGCCGATGAACGCCATCATCGGTCTATCCGCTCTCTTGCTCAGAAAACCACAGGAACCGGATACCGCAGACAAGCTCGGTTTGATCGAGGCCTCCGGCAAACATCTGCTCGGCATCATCAACGACATCCTCGACCTGTCGAAGATCGAGGCGGGCAAGTTCCACCTGTCGCAAGAACGGCTGGATGTTCGCGTACTGCCGGTCAACGTGTGCTCCATGGTGGCCGAGGCAGCCCATGCCAAGGGCATCAAGCTCAAGACCGAACTGGATTTCCTGCCTCCGCGACTGCTGGGCGATCTGACTCGCATCACGCAAGCGCTGCTCAACCTCGTCAGCAACGCGATCAAGTTCACCAGGACGGGATCTGTGACCGTGCGCGCCGTCAGGGAAGAAGAGGATCAGGATTCGATCCTGCTCCGTTTCGAGGTCATCGACACGGGGATCGGAATCTCTGCGCAGGCCATGAGCCGATTGTTTTCCCCATTCGAGCAGGCCGATGCCTCGACGGTTCGCAACTTTGGTGGAACCGGTCTTGGATTGGTGATCACCCGGCGGCTGGCTCAGTTGATGGGTGGGGATGCGGGGGCAGCCAGTGTTCTGGGTGAAGGCAGCACCTTCTGGTTCACGGTGCGCCTGAAGAAGACGGACGTTGAAAACCTTGACTCGACCATGCCAACCGAGAACGCGGCGGCCGTGCAATTGCAGCACAGGTGGGCCGGGACACGAATCTTGCTGGTCGAGGACAACGAGATCAACCAGCAGGTGGCGCGGGCGATCCTGGAAGAGGTCGGTCTGGTCTGCGACCTGGCAGAAAACGGCGAAGAGGCCGTCGCGATGATCGGCAAGGCCCGACCGGGCACCTACGCACTGGCACTGATGGACATGCAGATGCCCAGAATGGACGGCGTGACGGCCACCCAAGCCATTCGGCAGCTGGAAGGTGGCAAGGACATTCCCATCGTGGCCATGACGGCGAATGCATTCAATGACGATGTGCAGCGGTGCCTGGCATCGGGCATGAATGACTTCCTGTTGAAGCCTGTTGACCCCGACAAGCTCTATGACACCCTGCTCAAGTGGCTTGGCCCGTGA
- a CDS encoding glycerophosphodiester phosphodiesterase, with the protein MRIKPIIAISALAVLQACGGGDDSSPALQFKTLSGAAPLVIGHRGASGELPEHTLESYERAIARGADFIEPDLVLTSDGVMIARHEPMLDGTTDVAVKFPGRQTTKVLDGVSTTAYFASDFTLAEIKTLRAIQARAGRSTAFDGLYGIPTLAEVITLAQTKGAAAGRTVGIYPEIKHSTFHAGLFGANVFEDKLVATLHPIYGNSGTAPVFIQSFEVSNLQYLNTQTDIRLVQLIDADDVNADGSMSLVAPFRQPYDFVVAGDARLFSDLLSDAGLTFVKTYADAVGPWKPYLVKTVNDGVERTGDSTLTINDRRVDGSTGVIEAAHAKGLLVHTWTFRDDASGYGFKDPKAEMQYYMKLGIDGVFTDFPATGVAALKELR; encoded by the coding sequence ATGCGCATCAAGCCCATCATCGCGATCTCGGCACTGGCCGTCCTGCAAGCCTGCGGCGGCGGCGACGACAGCTCGCCCGCCCTCCAGTTCAAGACCTTGTCGGGCGCTGCCCCGCTGGTGATCGGCCATCGTGGCGCCAGCGGCGAGTTGCCCGAGCACACGCTGGAGTCGTACGAGCGCGCGATCGCGCGCGGTGCCGACTTCATCGAGCCCGATCTGGTGCTGACCTCCGATGGCGTCATGATCGCCCGCCACGAGCCGATGCTCGACGGCACCACCGACGTGGCCGTCAAGTTCCCCGGCCGCCAGACCACCAAGGTGCTCGATGGCGTGTCGACCACGGCCTACTTCGCCAGCGACTTCACGCTCGCCGAGATCAAGACGCTGCGCGCCATCCAGGCCCGGGCCGGCCGCTCGACCGCGTTCGACGGCCTCTACGGCATCCCGACGCTGGCCGAGGTGATCACCCTCGCGCAGACCAAGGGCGCCGCTGCCGGCCGCACCGTGGGCATCTACCCGGAGATCAAGCACTCGACCTTCCACGCCGGCCTGTTCGGGGCCAACGTGTTCGAGGACAAGCTGGTCGCGACGCTGCACCCGATCTACGGCAATTCGGGCACCGCGCCGGTGTTCATCCAGTCGTTCGAGGTGTCCAACCTGCAGTACCTCAACACCCAGACCGACATCCGCCTGGTGCAGCTGATCGACGCCGACGATGTCAACGCCGACGGCTCGATGTCGCTGGTCGCGCCGTTCCGCCAGCCCTACGACTTCGTGGTGGCGGGTGATGCGCGCCTGTTCTCCGACCTGCTGAGCGACGCCGGCCTGACCTTCGTGAAGACCTATGCCGATGCGGTCGGCCCGTGGAAGCCCTATCTCGTCAAGACGGTCAACGACGGCGTGGAACGCACCGGCGACAGCACGCTGACGATCAACGACCGACGCGTCGACGGCAGCACCGGCGTGATCGAAGCCGCACACGCCAAGGGCCTGCTGGTGCACACCTGGACCTTCCGCGACGACGCCAGCGGCTACGGCTTCAAGGATCCGAAGGCCGAGATGCAGTACTACATGAAGCTCGGCATCGACGGCGTGTTCACCGACTTCCCGGCCACCGGCGTCGCGGCGCTGAAGGAACTGCGCTGA
- a CDS encoding aromatic/alkene monooxygenase hydroxylase subunit beta translates to MNIDLQAREIQPLRNTYAHVAQYIGGDKVASRYQEATFGAQPMVNFHYRPTWDPTHELFDASRSAIVLADWYVLKDPRQFYYANWTMTRARQQDAMESNFQFVDSRGMVDKIPDAVRHQALAVLMPLRHAAWGANMNNASVCAYGWGTAFTAPAMFHAMDNLAVAQYLTRLGLALDDPSVLDEGKQAWLDDPRWQGLRRYVEDTLVVKDPFELFVAQNLALDGLLYPLIYGSFVDEHIALQGGTAVAMLTAFMPEWHDESARWVDAVIKTAAAASETNRGLLQQWVAQWSERAEAALAPVAQLALGEAGNEALGEARARVTERCRKAGVGA, encoded by the coding sequence ATGAACATCGACCTGCAGGCGCGCGAGATCCAGCCCTTGCGCAACACCTACGCCCACGTTGCCCAATACATCGGCGGCGACAAGGTGGCGTCGCGTTACCAGGAGGCCACCTTCGGCGCGCAGCCGATGGTGAACTTCCATTACCGGCCGACCTGGGATCCGACACACGAGCTGTTCGACGCCAGCCGCAGCGCCATCGTGCTGGCCGACTGGTACGTGCTCAAGGATCCGCGCCAGTTCTATTACGCCAACTGGACCATGACCCGGGCGCGCCAGCAGGACGCGATGGAATCGAACTTCCAGTTCGTCGACTCGCGCGGCATGGTCGACAAGATCCCCGACGCCGTGCGCCACCAGGCCCTGGCAGTGCTGATGCCGCTGCGCCACGCCGCCTGGGGCGCCAACATGAACAACGCCTCGGTCTGCGCCTACGGCTGGGGTACCGCCTTCACCGCGCCGGCGATGTTCCACGCGATGGACAACCTCGCGGTGGCGCAGTACCTGACCCGTCTGGGCCTGGCGCTCGACGACCCGTCGGTGCTCGACGAAGGCAAGCAGGCCTGGCTCGACGATCCGCGCTGGCAGGGCCTGCGCCGCTACGTCGAAGACACGCTGGTGGTGAAGGATCCGTTCGAGCTGTTCGTGGCGCAGAACCTGGCGCTCGACGGCCTGCTGTACCCGCTGATCTACGGCAGTTTCGTCGACGAGCACATCGCCTTGCAGGGCGGCACCGCGGTGGCGATGCTGACCGCCTTCATGCCCGAGTGGCACGACGAAAGCGCACGCTGGGTCGATGCGGTGATCAAGACCGCGGCGGCAGCGAGCGAAACCAACCGCGGCCTGCTGCAGCAGTGGGTGGCGCAGTGGAGCGAACGGGCCGAGGCGGCACTCGCCCCGGTGGCGCAGCTGGCGCTGGGCGAGGCCGGCAACGAGGCCCTCGGCGAGGCCCGCGCCCGAGTCACCGAGCGCTGCCGCAAGGCCGGCGTCGGCGCCTGA
- a CDS encoding DMT family transporter — MSAPLMMVCATFLFASMGVCVKLASAWYGTGEIVMYRGLIGLLLMGALTRWQGVSLRTTVPGMHFWRSISGVTALCLWFYSISGLPLATGMTLNYMSSVWMALFLIGGAVMVGGSRVDGRLVATVLAGFVGVALILRPTIDGSQLWYGLIGLLSGVLSAMAYLQITALGRIGEPEGRVVFYFSCGGMLAGALLTVLLGSFHDHTVEGALMLLAAGLSATGAQWLMTRAYAIGRPLVNASLNYLGIAFAFVYSVLLFDDPVHWMSVAGMLMVVVAGIAAARLRQRRHDQTGGPDTLSPEIE, encoded by the coding sequence ATGTCTGCTCCCCTGATGATGGTCTGCGCCACCTTCCTGTTCGCCAGCATGGGCGTGTGCGTCAAGCTCGCCTCGGCCTGGTACGGCACCGGCGAGATCGTGATGTACCGCGGCCTGATCGGCCTGCTGCTGATGGGCGCGCTGACCCGCTGGCAGGGCGTCAGCCTGCGCACCACGGTGCCGGGCATGCACTTCTGGCGCAGCATCAGCGGCGTCACGGCGCTGTGCCTGTGGTTCTATTCGATCTCCGGCCTGCCGCTGGCCACCGGCATGACGCTCAACTACATGTCCTCGGTCTGGATGGCGCTGTTCCTGATCGGCGGCGCCGTGATGGTGGGCGGCTCACGGGTCGACGGCCGGCTGGTGGCCACCGTGCTGGCCGGCTTCGTCGGCGTGGCGCTGATCCTGCGGCCCACCATCGACGGCTCGCAGCTCTGGTACGGGCTGATCGGGCTGCTGTCGGGCGTGCTGTCGGCGATGGCCTACCTGCAGATCACCGCGCTCGGGCGCATCGGCGAGCCCGAGGGGCGGGTGGTGTTCTATTTCTCGTGCGGCGGCATGCTGGCCGGCGCGCTGCTGACGGTGCTGCTCGGCAGCTTCCACGATCACACGGTCGAGGGCGCGCTGATGCTGCTGGCGGCCGGCCTGTCCGCCACCGGCGCGCAGTGGCTGATGACCCGCGCCTACGCCATCGGCCGCCCGCTGGTGAACGCCAGCCTGAACTACCTCGGCATCGCCTTCGCCTTCGTCTACAGCGTGCTGCTGTTCGACGATCCGGTGCACTGGATGTCGGTGGCCGGCATGCTGATGGTGGTGGTGGCCGGCATCGCCGCGGCACGCCTGCGCCAGCGTCGCCATGATCAGACCGGCGGGCCGGACACGCTCTCGCCCGAGATCGAATGA